A genomic region of Barnesiella viscericola DSM 18177 contains the following coding sequences:
- a CDS encoding TIGR03915 family putative DNA repair protein: MSLAIFQYDRTFDGMLTAVFDAYARRTFPQIIQGMDEPLPLFHDEVHPVITDEEKAGRVWRALEKKLSKEALSCITVSYLSELPELDLHLFNYICKNIDSPVSLERNFADDDIRFVTDTFRKVLYERLRMMQFLRFQKAADGTYFGIMEPQYNVLPLAIAHFKDRFADQPFVIYDKRRHYGYYYDQHEVTEVTFDESLPHFVTGQLDESLMADDEKLFQDLWRTYFKSICIRERLNPRKQRKDMPVRYWKYLTEKNR; encoded by the coding sequence GTGTCACTCGCCATCTTCCAATACGACCGCACTTTCGACGGCATGCTCACGGCCGTCTTCGACGCCTACGCCCGACGCACCTTTCCCCAGATCATACAGGGCATGGACGAGCCGCTGCCGTTGTTCCACGACGAAGTGCACCCGGTAATCACCGACGAGGAGAAGGCGGGCCGCGTGTGGAGGGCTCTCGAAAAGAAGCTCTCGAAAGAGGCGCTCTCGTGTATCACCGTGAGCTACCTGTCGGAGCTTCCCGAGCTGGACCTGCACCTCTTCAACTACATCTGCAAGAACATCGACAGCCCCGTGAGCCTCGAACGCAATTTTGCCGACGACGACATACGATTTGTCACCGACACCTTCCGCAAAGTACTCTACGAACGCCTGCGCATGATGCAGTTCCTCCGCTTCCAAAAGGCGGCCGACGGCACCTACTTCGGCATCATGGAGCCGCAGTACAACGTGCTGCCGCTGGCCATAGCCCACTTCAAGGACCGCTTTGCCGACCAGCCTTTCGTTATCTACGACAAGAGACGTCACTACGGCTATTACTACGACCAGCACGAGGTCACCGAGGTGACTTTCGACGAGAGCCTGCCCCACTTCGTCACGGGCCAACTGGACGAGTCGCTCATGGCCGACGACGAAAAGCTGTTCCAGGACTTGTGGCGCACCTATTTCAAGTCCATCTGCATACGGGAGCGACTCAACCCCCGCAAGCAACGGAAGGATATGCCCGTGCGTTACTGGAAATACCTCACCGAAAAGAACCGGTGA
- a CDS encoding putative DNA modification/repair radical SAM protein produces MTEETLRKLKILTESAKYDVSCSSSGTVRSNSRGGLGNTVGGIGICHSFADDGRCISLLKTMLTNSCMYDCAYCINRRSNDIPRATFSVRELVELTIEFYRRNYIEGLFLSSGVVRNPDYTMERLVAIVKDLRTLHRFNGYIHLKSIPGASQELVNEAGKYADRMSVNIEIPNESSLKLLAPEKDFKSVYEPMTYIQQQTLAAKEERKRFKHAPRFVPAGQSTQMIVGATPDHDRDILRLSSALYARPTMRRVYYSGYIHVNTYDTRLPMLKQPPLVRENRLYQADWLLRFYQFKVDEIVDDANPDLDLEIDPKLAWALRHPEVFPVDINKAPYEMILRVPGIGVKSAMQIVNSRRFGRINSYHLKKMGVVMKKAKYFITCGELSSPTVNELRPENVRRLLTPSTSPKRDDRQLQLPLF; encoded by the coding sequence ATGACCGAAGAGACCCTAAGGAAATTGAAGATACTCACCGAGTCGGCCAAGTACGACGTATCGTGCTCGTCGAGCGGTACCGTGCGGTCCAACTCTCGCGGAGGACTGGGCAACACGGTGGGCGGGATAGGTATATGCCACAGTTTTGCCGACGACGGGCGTTGCATCTCCCTGCTGAAAACGATGCTTACCAACTCGTGCATGTACGACTGTGCCTACTGCATCAACCGGCGGAGCAACGATATTCCCCGGGCTACCTTTTCGGTAAGGGAACTGGTCGAGCTGACCATCGAGTTTTACCGGCGCAACTACATCGAAGGGCTGTTCCTCAGTTCGGGCGTCGTGCGCAACCCCGACTACACCATGGAGCGGCTGGTAGCTATCGTGAAAGACCTGCGCACGCTGCACCGCTTCAACGGCTATATCCACCTGAAAAGCATTCCCGGTGCCAGTCAGGAGCTGGTGAACGAGGCCGGGAAATATGCCGACCGCATGAGCGTCAATATCGAGATTCCCAACGAGAGTTCCCTGAAACTGCTGGCTCCCGAGAAGGATTTCAAGAGCGTCTATGAACCCATGACTTATATCCAGCAACAGACGCTTGCCGCCAAAGAGGAGCGCAAACGGTTCAAACATGCCCCGCGATTCGTCCCGGCCGGACAGAGTACGCAGATGATCGTGGGGGCCACCCCCGACCACGACCGTGACATCTTGCGGTTGTCGTCGGCCCTTTATGCCCGCCCCACCATGCGACGGGTTTACTACTCGGGATACATTCACGTCAACACCTACGACACGCGTCTGCCCATGCTGAAGCAACCGCCGCTGGTGCGCGAGAACCGCCTCTACCAGGCCGACTGGCTGCTGCGTTTCTACCAGTTCAAGGTCGACGAGATTGTCGACGATGCCAACCCCGACCTCGATCTCGAAATCGACCCCAAACTGGCCTGGGCGTTGCGACACCCCGAGGTATTCCCCGTCGACATCAACAAAGCTCCCTACGAAATGATTCTCCGGGTGCCCGGCATCGGCGTGAAATCGGCCATGCAGATTGTCAACTCCCGCCGCTTCGGGCGCATCAACAGCTACCACCTGAAAAAGATGGGGGTGGTGATGAAGAAGGCCAAGTACTTCATCACCTGCGGCGAACTGTCGTCGCCTACCGTCAACGAACTCCGCCCCGAGAACGTCAGGCGACTGCTGACCCCGTCGACCTCTCCGAAGCGGGACGACCGCCAGTTGCAGCTACCCCTTTTCTAA
- a CDS encoding glycosyltransferase family 2 protein yields the protein MEPSKIAIVVPVYNREKELVRTFASIVAQTYRPLHVVLVDNGSTDRSLALCQELKARYESDDFAVTVAQEAKRGPSAARNRGLSCVEEEYVSFFDSDDTYAPEAIALYMQAFEQNPSADIVGCTVEMVPETGRPYRAKAVFSNRVEPHLFHCTLGTQRYAVRTALVRVVGGWHEDYMRWEDWELGLRLLLTTDRVVWIERPPLVHVYLHADSITGYRYTPNSDDILRAIAHAHDDVERSGYPNKRRLHRLLLYKQIVVAGLCHREKSVRGAEIYRLTMEQAGHDRTLRWFLPLVYRYVSYGGRGSAILAEWLLH from the coding sequence ATGGAACCGAGCAAGATAGCCATAGTAGTCCCCGTCTATAACCGGGAGAAGGAGTTGGTGCGGACCTTTGCCTCAATCGTGGCGCAGACCTACCGGCCCCTGCATGTCGTGCTGGTGGACAATGGCTCGACCGACCGCTCGCTGGCGCTGTGCCAGGAGTTGAAGGCCCGGTACGAAAGCGACGATTTTGCGGTGACGGTGGCTCAGGAGGCGAAGCGAGGCCCTTCGGCCGCCCGCAATCGGGGGCTGTCGTGTGTCGAGGAGGAGTATGTCTCTTTTTTCGATAGCGACGATACCTATGCCCCTGAGGCGATTGCGCTGTATATGCAGGCTTTCGAGCAGAATCCGTCGGCCGACATCGTGGGCTGTACGGTCGAGATGGTGCCCGAGACGGGTCGCCCTTATCGGGCCAAGGCTGTTTTCTCGAACCGGGTGGAGCCACATTTGTTCCACTGTACGTTGGGAACCCAGCGTTATGCCGTGCGTACGGCTTTGGTGCGAGTTGTCGGTGGGTGGCACGAAGATTATATGCGTTGGGAGGACTGGGAGCTGGGGCTGCGTCTGCTGCTGACGACCGATCGGGTGGTGTGGATCGAGCGTCCGCCGCTGGTCCATGTCTATCTCCATGCCGACAGTATTACCGGCTATCGCTATACCCCCAACAGCGACGATATTTTGCGGGCCATTGCCCATGCTCATGACGATGTGGAACGGAGTGGTTATCCCAATAAGCGGCGCCTGCATCGCCTGTTGCTCTATAAACAGATAGTAGTGGCTGGACTCTGCCATCGCGAGAAGAGTGTGCGGGGGGCCGAGATTTATCGCCTGACCATGGAGCAGGCCGGGCACGACCGCACGTTGCGCTGGTTCCTGCCGCTGGTCTATCGCTATGTGTCGTACGGGGGGCGCGGTTCGGCTATTCTGGCCGAATGGTTGTTACACTGA
- a CDS encoding M20/M25/M40 family metallo-hydrolase: MESKDELYYIATDLLRKLIHTPSISRNEEAAAQLVHDTLVKQGFTPHRIGNNVWTLAQAYDPAKPTLLLNSHLDTVKPAASWIRDPFTPVEEEGRLYGLGSNDAGASVVSLLGAFLFLASTEQPYNLIFLASAEEEVSGANGIALALGELPPIDFAVVGEPTTMRPAICEKGLLVLDCTTHGKSGHAAREEGINALYLATEAIERLRRFEFPLVSPWLGRVKLTVTQIQAGTQHNVVPDHCDFVIDLRTNDSYSNAQAVEILRENFPDITITPRSLRLNSSSLSPQHPFIRRCTLAGREPFGSPTLSDQTHMTFPSVKIGPGDSARSHTADEYIVLDEIREAIELYICLLDQLEIGKESV, translated from the coding sequence ATGGAATCGAAAGACGAACTTTACTACATAGCGACCGACCTGCTGCGAAAGCTCATTCACACCCCCTCGATCAGCCGAAACGAGGAGGCGGCAGCCCAACTCGTGCACGATACTCTTGTAAAACAAGGATTTACCCCACACCGCATCGGCAACAACGTGTGGACCCTGGCCCAAGCCTACGACCCGGCCAAACCCACCCTGCTGCTCAACTCGCATCTCGACACCGTGAAACCGGCGGCCAGCTGGATTCGCGACCCCTTCACTCCCGTCGAGGAGGAGGGACGCCTCTACGGACTGGGCAGCAACGATGCCGGGGCCAGTGTGGTGTCGCTGCTCGGTGCTTTCCTGTTCCTGGCCTCGACCGAACAGCCCTACAACCTCATCTTCCTGGCCTCGGCCGAAGAGGAGGTGTCGGGAGCCAACGGCATTGCCCTGGCACTGGGCGAACTGCCGCCGATTGACTTTGCCGTCGTGGGCGAACCCACAACCATGCGTCCGGCCATCTGTGAAAAGGGATTGCTCGTGCTCGACTGCACCACCCACGGGAAGTCGGGACACGCCGCCCGCGAAGAGGGCATCAACGCCCTCTATCTGGCCACCGAGGCCATCGAACGGCTGCGTCGGTTCGAGTTCCCGCTCGTCTCGCCGTGGCTGGGTCGGGTAAAACTCACCGTCACCCAGATTCAAGCCGGGACCCAGCACAACGTGGTACCCGACCACTGTGACTTCGTGATCGACCTGCGCACCAACGACAGCTACTCCAACGCCCAAGCGGTCGAAATCCTGCGTGAGAATTTCCCCGACATCACCATCACACCCCGTTCGCTGCGGCTCAACTCCTCGTCCCTGTCGCCTCAGCACCCCTTCATACGGCGTTGTACCCTGGCCGGACGCGAGCCCTTCGGGTCGCCAACCCTCTCCGACCAGACACACATGACCTTCCCTTCGGTCAAGATAGGGCCGGGCGACTCGGCCCGTTCCCACACGGCCGATGAGTATATCGTCCTCGACGAGATACGCGAAGCCATCGAGCTGTACATCTGTCTACTCGACCAACTGGAAATCGGAAAAGAATCAGTGTAA
- a CDS encoding AMP-dependent synthetase/ligase encodes MVNQLTSLVRKQAAKYGNREAFSHKDYTKNQWVPTSWNRFSEQVSYMAQAMVLLGIREQENISTYTQNKPEGFIVDFAAFDNRAVVVPLYPTSSLDQIEYIINEAEVRFLFVGGQVQYDNAIVALRECPTLEKLILFDPAIKRTADDTTSVYFDDLLEQGRQAGADVAAEVERRRQAGSPDDLATLIYTSGTTGEPKGVMLAHSNYDEAMRIHLQRLVTCSDSDVSLCFLPLTHVFERAWSYYCLTVGMRIAINVDPKDIQNTICEVRPTIMCSVPRFWEKVYAAVQDKLSKTKGVTRRLAERACGISRRRNIDCLRAGKRPPMWLEWQYRFYDKFVFSKIRRAVGVENGNIFPTAGAPLSDTINEFLHICGINIVYGYGLSETTATVSCFDRTGYEFGTVGSLMPDIQVKLGENNEILVKGKTVMKGYYRKPEETARVFTKDGWFRTGDAGKINDEGALALTERLKDLFKTSNGKYIAPQALETRLGEDKYIDQVAVIGDQRKYVTAIIIPAFEALKEYAAQKHIQYRNLEDLVKNQKIHALISERIDALQKNFARFEQIKRFTLLPRAFSMEKGELTNTLKIRRSVINLLYKEEIEAMYA; translated from the coding sequence ATGGTAAATCAACTTACCTCGTTGGTCCGCAAGCAGGCTGCCAAATACGGAAACCGTGAGGCGTTCAGCCACAAGGACTACACAAAAAATCAATGGGTTCCTACCTCTTGGAACCGTTTTTCAGAACAGGTCTCATACATGGCGCAGGCCATGGTTCTCTTAGGCATTCGCGAGCAGGAAAACATTTCGACATATACACAGAACAAACCCGAAGGTTTCATCGTGGACTTTGCGGCATTCGACAACCGTGCGGTGGTCGTTCCGCTCTATCCTACCAGCTCGCTCGACCAGATTGAATACATTATCAACGAAGCCGAGGTGCGCTTTCTGTTCGTAGGCGGACAGGTGCAATACGACAATGCCATTGTCGCTTTGCGGGAGTGCCCCACGCTCGAAAAACTGATACTTTTCGACCCCGCCATCAAGCGGACGGCCGACGACACGACATCGGTCTATTTCGACGACCTGCTGGAGCAGGGCCGTCAGGCAGGTGCCGACGTAGCTGCCGAGGTGGAACGCCGCCGTCAGGCCGGTAGCCCCGACGATTTGGCTACACTTATCTATACCTCGGGAACGACCGGTGAGCCCAAGGGGGTGATGCTGGCCCACTCGAACTACGACGAGGCCATGCGCATTCACCTGCAACGGCTGGTGACCTGCTCCGACAGCGACGTGTCGCTCTGCTTCCTGCCGCTGACTCACGTGTTTGAACGGGCCTGGTCGTACTACTGCCTCACGGTGGGCATGCGCATCGCCATCAATGTCGACCCCAAGGATATACAGAACACCATATGCGAGGTGCGTCCCACCATCATGTGCAGCGTACCCCGTTTCTGGGAGAAGGTCTATGCCGCCGTTCAGGATAAGCTCTCGAAGACGAAAGGGGTGACCCGTCGTCTGGCCGAACGGGCCTGCGGCATCAGTCGCCGTCGCAATATCGACTGCCTGCGTGCCGGCAAGCGTCCCCCGATGTGGCTCGAATGGCAATACCGCTTCTACGACAAGTTTGTCTTCTCGAAAATCCGTCGGGCTGTCGGGGTGGAAAACGGAAACATCTTCCCCACGGCCGGAGCTCCGCTTTCCGACACGATCAACGAATTTCTGCACATCTGCGGCATCAACATCGTCTATGGCTACGGTCTGTCGGAGACGACGGCTACGGTGAGCTGCTTCGACCGCACGGGTTATGAATTTGGTACGGTGGGGTCGCTCATGCCCGACATTCAGGTGAAACTGGGTGAGAACAACGAGATACTGGTGAAGGGCAAAACCGTGATGAAGGGCTATTACCGCAAACCCGAGGAGACGGCCCGCGTCTTTACCAAGGACGGCTGGTTCCGCACGGGCGATGCCGGCAAGATAAACGACGAGGGGGCTTTGGCCCTGACCGAACGGTTGAAGGACCTCTTCAAGACCTCGAACGGGAAATACATCGCTCCGCAGGCATTGGAAACCCGCCTGGGCGAAGACAAGTACATCGACCAGGTGGCTGTCATCGGCGACCAGCGCAAGTATGTGACGGCCATCATCATTCCGGCCTTCGAGGCTTTGAAGGAGTATGCCGCTCAAAAGCATATCCAGTATCGTAATCTCGAAGATCTGGTGAAGAACCAGAAGATTCACGCCCTTATCTCGGAACGTATCGACGCCTTGCAGAAGAACTTTGCCCGCTTCGAGCAAATCAAGCGCTTCACGCTGCTGCCGCGTGCATTCAGCATGGAGAAGGGCGAGCTCACCAACACGTTGAAGATACGCCGGTCGGTCATCAACCTGCTCTACAAGGAGGAGATAGAGGCGATGTATGCCTAA
- the prfB gene encoding peptide chain release factor 2 (programmed frameshift), producing MITQEQLKETEERKLALRRYLDIDSKKIEVEEEELRTHVPDFWEDQKKAEAQMRKVKALHFWIDSYTEIEKSVEELKLAFDFVKEGIVTEEEVDEIYHRTMTQIENLELRNMLRREEDKLGVVLKINSGAGGTEAQDWASMLMRMYLRWCEQHNYKTSISNILEGDEAGIKSVTIQIEGDYAYGYLKSENGVHRLVRVSPYNAQGKRMTSFASVFVTPLVDDTIEININPANISWDTFRSSGAGGQNVNKVESGVRLRYQFKDPYTGEEEEILVENTETRDQPKNRENAMRQLRSILYDKELQHRMAEQAKIEAGKKKIEWGSQIRSYVFDDRRVKDHRTNYQTSDVQGVMDGKIDGFIKAYLMEFGGDESNA from the exons ATGATTACACAAGAACAATTAAAAGAGACAGAAGAACGCAAGTTGGCGTTGAGGAGGTATCTT GACATCGATTCCAAGAAAATCGAAGTAGAAGAAGAGGAGTTGCGCACCCATGTGCCCGATTTCTGGGAGGACCAGAAGAAGGCCGAAGCGCAGATGAGAAAGGTAAAGGCTTTACACTTTTGGATAGACAGCTATACCGAAATCGAGAAATCGGTCGAGGAGTTGAAACTGGCCTTCGATTTCGTGAAGGAGGGTATCGTGACGGAAGAGGAGGTCGACGAGATTTACCACCGCACGATGACGCAGATCGAGAATCTCGAATTGCGCAACATGCTGCGCCGCGAGGAGGACAAGTTGGGCGTCGTGCTGAAAATCAACTCGGGTGCCGGCGGTACCGAGGCGCAAGACTGGGCGTCGATGCTCATGCGCATGTACTTGCGCTGGTGCGAGCAGCACAACTACAAGACCTCCATCTCCAATATTCTCGAAGGCGATGAGGCCGGTATCAAGTCGGTAACGATACAGATCGAGGGCGATTATGCCTATGGTTATTTGAAGAGCGAGAACGGCGTGCACCGGCTGGTGCGGGTGTCACCCTACAACGCCCAGGGCAAGCGCATGACCTCGTTCGCCTCGGTATTTGTCACCCCGCTGGTCGACGATACCATCGAAATCAACATCAATCCCGCCAACATTTCGTGGGATACCTTCCGTTCGAGCGGTGCCGGTGGACAGAATGTGAACAAGGTGGAGTCGGGCGTGCGGTTGCGCTACCAGTTCAAAGACCCCTATACCGGTGAAGAGGAGGAAATCTTGGTCGAGAATACTGAGACGCGCGACCAACCCAAGAACCGCGAGAATGCCATGCGTCAGTTACGCTCTATCTTGTATGACAAGGAGTTGCAGCACCGTATGGCCGAGCAGGCCAAAATCGAGGCCGGCAAGAAGAAAATCGAGTGGGGGTCGCAGATACGCAGTTACGTCTTCGACGACCGCCGGGTGAAAGACCACCGCACCAACTACCAGACCTCCGACGTGCAAGGCGTCATGGACGGCAAGATCGACGGCTTTATCAAAGCCTATCTGATGGAGTTCGGTGGAGACGAAAGCAACGCATAA
- the argB gene encoding acetylglutamate kinase: protein MEKLTLIKVGGKIVEEQEALSRLLASFAAIPGRKVLVHGGGRSATAMAARLGIESRMVGGRRITDRPMLEVVTMVYGGLVNKNIVAGLQALGVNALGMTGADMNILLSDKRPVQEVDYGYVGDVRRVDGAALSGLIEMGVVPVIAPLTHDGKGSMLNTNADTMAGETAKALASRYDVSLVYCFEKRGVLRDENDDNSVIAQMTRSQFEDYRAQGIVQGGMIPKLENAFDAIRHGVREVVITRADAIGKEHEGTRIVE from the coding sequence ATGGAAAAACTTACGCTGATAAAAGTTGGCGGCAAGATAGTGGAGGAGCAGGAGGCATTGAGCCGCCTGCTCGCTTCGTTTGCCGCGATACCCGGTCGCAAGGTGCTGGTACACGGCGGCGGCCGGTCGGCCACGGCCATGGCAGCCCGGCTGGGTATCGAGAGCCGCATGGTGGGTGGCCGTCGCATTACCGACCGTCCGATGCTCGAAGTGGTGACGATGGTCTATGGCGGACTGGTCAACAAGAATATCGTGGCGGGCTTGCAGGCCCTGGGTGTGAATGCTCTGGGTATGACAGGAGCCGACATGAATATCCTCCTCTCGGACAAGCGGCCGGTGCAGGAGGTTGACTACGGTTACGTGGGCGATGTGCGTCGGGTCGACGGTGCCGCCCTGTCGGGACTGATCGAGATGGGGGTGGTCCCTGTCATCGCGCCTCTTACTCACGACGGGAAGGGCTCGATGCTCAATACCAATGCCGACACCATGGCGGGCGAAACGGCCAAGGCTTTGGCCTCGCGTTACGACGTGTCGCTGGTCTACTGCTTTGAGAAGCGGGGTGTGCTGCGCGACGAGAACGACGACAACAGCGTGATTGCCCAGATGACCCGCTCGCAGTTCGAGGATTATCGGGCACAGGGCATTGTGCAGGGCGGTATGATACCGAAACTCGAAAATGCCTTCGATGCCATTCGTCACGGGGTGCGCGAGGTGGTCATTACCCGGGCCGATGCCATCGGCAAGGAGCATGAAGGGACCCGCATCGTGGAATAA
- a CDS encoding putative sugar nucleotidyl transferase, with protein MKNIILFDINQQHLELLPLAFTRPIADIRIGILTIREKWERMLSGNYSYLTPDYMAGKYPAHFTDDNLFIAGHLIPDEELARQVNILNPGEALIDQQTVVAFRGSEADFRESRYAHTLESSRKLRYIQHLYDIFLLNGECLEADFKLITRGRTSQPLSPSNRIIGDPCFADGTSKIFVEPGAKAECAIFNVTNGPIYLGADSEVMEGSCIRAPFAACEHAYVNMGTKIYGATTLGPYCKVGGELNNVVMFGFSNKAHDGFLGNAVIGEWCNLGAGAVASNLKNDYSEIKLWNYPTRRFLPTHLQFCGLIMGDHSKAGINTMFNTATVIGVGVNIHGAGFPRNFVASFSEGGTAGFTDVQLPKFYAIAEKIMARRGRLLTEADKTIFEAIYNQAEQLK; from the coding sequence ATGAAAAATATCATTCTCTTCGACATCAACCAGCAGCATCTCGAACTGCTGCCCCTGGCGTTTACCCGGCCCATCGCCGACATACGCATAGGTATCCTCACCATACGCGAAAAGTGGGAACGCATGTTGTCCGGCAACTACTCCTACCTCACCCCCGATTACATGGCCGGGAAATACCCGGCTCACTTTACCGACGACAACCTTTTCATAGCCGGCCATCTGATTCCCGACGAGGAGCTGGCCCGACAGGTCAATATCCTGAATCCCGGCGAAGCGCTCATCGACCAGCAGACGGTCGTTGCCTTCCGCGGGAGTGAAGCCGACTTCCGGGAGAGCCGCTATGCCCACACCCTCGAAAGCTCCCGCAAACTTCGGTACATACAACATCTCTACGATATTTTCCTGCTCAACGGCGAGTGTCTCGAAGCCGATTTCAAACTCATCACCCGCGGACGCACCAGCCAGCCGCTCAGCCCCTCGAACCGCATCATCGGCGACCCCTGCTTTGCCGACGGCACCTCCAAGATTTTCGTTGAGCCCGGTGCCAAGGCCGAGTGCGCCATTTTCAACGTAACCAACGGCCCCATCTATCTGGGCGCCGACTCGGAGGTGATGGAGGGCAGCTGCATACGGGCACCGTTTGCCGCCTGCGAGCATGCCTATGTCAACATGGGTACCAAAATCTACGGAGCCACCACGCTGGGCCCCTACTGCAAGGTGGGCGGTGAACTGAACAACGTGGTGATGTTCGGCTTCTCCAACAAGGCGCACGACGGGTTCCTGGGCAACGCCGTCATCGGCGAATGGTGCAACCTGGGTGCCGGAGCCGTGGCCTCGAACCTCAAAAACGATTACAGCGAAATCAAGTTGTGGAACTACCCCACCCGCCGTTTCCTGCCCACGCATCTGCAATTCTGCGGTCTCATCATGGGCGACCACTCCAAGGCCGGCATCAACACCATGTTCAACACCGCCACGGTGATAGGCGTGGGGGTCAACATTCACGGGGCCGGATTCCCCCGCAACTTCGTTGCCTCGTTCAGCGAAGGCGGTACGGCCGGATTTACCGACGTACAACTGCCCAAGTTCTACGCCATTGCCGAGAAGATAATGGCGCGCCGCGGGCGCTTGCTCACCGAGGCCGACAAGACCATATTCGAGGCTATCTACAACCAGGCCGAACAGTTGAAATAA
- a CDS encoding asparagine synthetase B family protein: MSGLSGIVGEVEWIERVLRQMAEAQEHRGGEKPVGWVSSFVDARVGLMHNRRVTIESARAPSQPFDDTDTGLVVMLDGEIFNYAEVRERLSNYYRFSTEGVCEVVAKAYDRWGDSCFDRFEGYFAIVIYNRFSEELLLCRDRFGIKPLYYATHRGNLYFASEVRALFAAGIRPLLSAERWASYLAYSTYGSPYETFWEGVHQLPAGFLLHYNGYSLVERRWYAFENRVKAWSEESPERQTEAFLDQLHRSVGYSLMGDMPKGLSLDGGVESALFIALMKAVGCPRYLKSYMHYRGKLHQSSALWGAELLSETALPLEQVAITKTMLLKELDYLTRWQEEPVDGVDMVARSAFFRVMRKRGLAVVSGGWGLTHLLGNTPLPGDRYSSLVPSELLSADFRQLARKPRYRHLFESENDQLRFCDLCYERLPHLLRSVDKMSMYYGVQLRNAFLNHNLVEIAFARAEGSPSGRNRRQWFARQIVEPLLPAQIRLAPEDEPGEPELTSDLKSWADEVVFDLRYGRASAWFDHTRLEREWQQGDEGLFADPMKVWKLLSLCLQLKNLP, from the coding sequence ATGAGCGGCTTGTCGGGAATTGTAGGGGAGGTAGAGTGGATAGAACGGGTGTTGCGGCAAATGGCCGAGGCGCAGGAGCATCGGGGTGGAGAGAAACCGGTAGGGTGGGTCTCCTCGTTTGTCGATGCCCGGGTGGGCCTGATGCACAATCGCCGGGTGACCATCGAGTCGGCCCGGGCCCCGAGCCAGCCGTTTGACGATACTGACACGGGGCTGGTCGTCATGCTCGACGGCGAGATATTCAACTATGCCGAGGTGCGTGAACGCCTCTCCAACTACTACCGGTTTTCGACCGAGGGGGTGTGCGAGGTGGTGGCTAAGGCCTATGACCGCTGGGGTGATAGCTGTTTCGACCGCTTCGAGGGCTATTTTGCGATAGTTATCTACAACCGTTTTTCCGAGGAGTTGCTGCTCTGTCGCGACCGCTTTGGAATCAAGCCGTTGTACTATGCCACCCATCGGGGTAACCTCTACTTTGCTTCGGAGGTGCGAGCCCTCTTTGCCGCAGGAATCAGGCCGTTGCTCTCGGCCGAGCGATGGGCCAGCTACCTGGCCTATTCGACCTACGGCAGTCCCTACGAGACCTTTTGGGAGGGGGTGCATCAGCTGCCGGCCGGATTTCTGTTGCACTACAACGGTTATTCGCTGGTCGAGAGGCGGTGGTATGCGTTTGAAAACCGGGTGAAGGCGTGGAGCGAAGAGTCGCCCGAGCGCCAGACCGAAGCCTTCCTGGACCAGTTGCACCGCAGCGTGGGGTACAGCCTCATGGGCGATATGCCCAAGGGGCTCTCGTTGGACGGCGGGGTGGAGTCGGCCCTCTTCATCGCGTTGATGAAGGCGGTAGGGTGCCCCCGGTATTTGAAAAGTTACATGCACTATCGCGGCAAACTGCACCAAAGCAGTGCCCTGTGGGGAGCCGAACTGTTGTCGGAGACCGCATTGCCGCTGGAGCAGGTGGCCATCACGAAGACGATGTTGCTGAAAGAGCTCGACTACCTGACCCGTTGGCAGGAAGAGCCGGTCGACGGGGTGGATATGGTAGCCCGCTCGGCCTTTTTCAGGGTGATGCGCAAGCGGGGGCTTGCCGTGGTCAGCGGCGGTTGGGGGTTAACCCATCTCCTGGGTAATACACCGCTTCCCGGCGACCGGTACTCGTCACTGGTGCCGTCGGAGCTGCTGTCGGCCGATTTTCGCCAGCTAGCCCGGAAACCGCGCTATCGGCATCTGTTCGAGTCGGAGAACGACCAGTTGAGGTTTTGCGACCTCTGTTATGAGCGCCTGCCCCACCTGTTGCGCAGTGTAGACAAGATGAGCATGTATTACGGGGTGCAGCTCAGAAATGCCTTTCTGAATCACAACCTCGTTGAGATAGCCTTTGCCCGGGCCGAGGGTTCACCCTCGGGCCGTAACCGTAGGCAATGGTTCGCCCGGCAGATTGTGGAACCGCTGCTCCCGGCACAGATACGGCTGGCCCCTGAGGACGAACCGGGAGAGCCCGAACTGACCTCCGATTTGAAGTCGTGGGCCGATGAGGTGGTGTTCGACCTGCGCTACGGACGAGCCTCGGCCTGGTTCGACCACACCCGGTTGGAACGGGAGTGGCAACAGGGCGACGAGGGGCTCTTTGCCGACCCGATGAAGGTGTGGAAGCTCCTCTCGTTGTGTCTGCAACTGAAAAACCTGCCGTAG